Proteins encoded together in one Sulfitobacter pontiacus window:
- a CDS encoding helix-turn-helix domain-containing protein: MSHPVDIHVGKKLKQIRTLRRLSQTDVAKRLNLSFQQIQKYEIGSNRVAASRLFELSQILDVTPAYFFEGLHDNTNDAPKADPSIEIVSALAAINDDALKTRIVTFIEDVSGLTVARQG, translated from the coding sequence ATGTCGCATCCAGTGGACATCCACGTCGGCAAAAAACTTAAACAGATCCGTACGCTGCGTCGGCTTTCCCAAACTGATGTGGCCAAGCGGTTAAACCTGTCGTTCCAGCAAATCCAGAAATACGAAATCGGGTCAAACCGGGTCGCGGCAAGCCGCCTGTTTGAACTGTCCCAGATTTTAGACGTAACGCCCGCGTATTTCTTTGAAGGTCTGCATGACAACACGAATGATGCGCCCAAAGCCGACCCGAGCATCGAGATTGTCAGCGCCTTGGCCGCAATAAACGACGACGCGCTTAAAACGCGTATTGTGACGTTTATCGAAGATGTGTCTGGGCTAACGGTCGCGCGTCAGGGCTAA
- a CDS encoding LysR family transcriptional regulator, translating to MVRSFTVLADTLNLSQAVRLLGSTRQTVRRHIAQIEEFLGAPMFEVDERRYKLTQRGEEALPEAREFLARGKVWIKGNTRSTGGLLRLSHETPNGWNFYQQQRPLTQIWDGESEMIKEAFSAWVQSEGRLEHENFQQIRPYVLVYRDSPSGWICIEVGQESFYTSWWGWENARSSIGRPLGNFPGGPEFEAMLDFPFREVQANGGVRLDEVVTQMPRNTAGGELIPLAYKRLLMASRFPDGSFALISAVDRSRHVTISGLDQDAMVGMPEDAIVGF from the coding sequence ATGGTTAGATCTTTTACCGTCCTCGCGGATACGTTGAACCTTAGTCAAGCTGTGCGCTTGTTGGGAAGTACGCGGCAGACGGTTCGGCGCCATATTGCCCAAATTGAGGAGTTCTTGGGGGCTCCTATGTTTGAGGTTGATGAGCGCCGGTACAAATTAACACAGCGTGGTGAAGAAGCTTTGCCAGAAGCGCGTGAGTTTCTCGCGCGGGGCAAAGTCTGGATCAAGGGCAACACGCGGAGCACGGGTGGGCTTTTACGGCTGTCCCACGAAACACCCAACGGATGGAATTTTTATCAGCAGCAACGGCCACTTACCCAGATTTGGGACGGTGAATCTGAAATGATCAAGGAGGCATTCTCGGCCTGGGTGCAGAGCGAGGGCCGGTTGGAACATGAGAATTTTCAACAAATTCGCCCCTATGTCCTAGTGTATCGCGACTCACCCAGTGGTTGGATCTGTATCGAAGTCGGACAAGAATCATTTTACACAAGTTGGTGGGGTTGGGAGAATGCGCGCAGCAGTATTGGCCGCCCTCTCGGCAATTTTCCGGGCGGTCCCGAGTTTGAGGCGATGCTGGATTTCCCCTTTCGGGAGGTTCAGGCGAATGGCGGGGTCCGCCTTGACGAGGTTGTGACGCAAATGCCAAGAAACACGGCAGGCGGAGAGCTTATCCCATTGGCCTATAAACGACTTTTGATGGCGAGCCGTTTCCCTGACGGAAGCTTTGCTTTGATATCCGCGGTAGATAGATCACGTCACGTCACCATCTCAGGGTTGGATCAAGACGCGATGGTTGGCATGCCCGAGGATGCGATCGTCGGCTTCTAG
- a CDS encoding sulfite exporter TauE/SafE family protein, which translates to MDMFFSLLTPSEWAFAFGIGLVAGFIKGVVGFAMPLVLISGLTMFLSPELALAGLIFPTVITNMFQALRQGVAAAWDSIKKFKVFLIAGGIALSLSAQTVRFLATDTMLLVIGVPITLFALWQVTGRSFTLSHRSTKLEAFIGAFAGAVGGVSAVWGPPTVAYLTALGTPKHDQMRVQGVIYGLGAVLLLFSHFGSGVLRAETVPFSAVMILPSLTGMWLGSKVMDKIDQASFKKATLVILLIAGANLVRRGVFG; encoded by the coding sequence ATGGACATGTTTTTCAGTTTATTGACGCCGTCAGAATGGGCGTTCGCCTTTGGAATTGGCCTTGTGGCGGGATTCATTAAGGGCGTCGTGGGCTTCGCGATGCCGCTGGTGCTGATTTCAGGGCTGACGATGTTCTTGTCACCTGAGCTTGCCCTTGCGGGGCTGATCTTCCCGACTGTAATTACCAATATGTTTCAGGCACTACGGCAGGGGGTGGCTGCGGCTTGGGACTCCATCAAAAAGTTTAAGGTTTTCCTGATTGCGGGCGGCATAGCGCTTAGCTTGTCAGCGCAGACCGTGCGTTTTCTCGCCACCGATACGATGCTGCTGGTGATTGGTGTTCCGATCACATTGTTCGCGCTGTGGCAGGTGACGGGGCGTAGCTTCACCCTGTCGCACCGATCTACAAAACTAGAAGCATTTATAGGTGCCTTCGCCGGGGCGGTCGGTGGCGTATCGGCCGTTTGGGGGCCGCCTACCGTCGCCTACCTGACCGCATTGGGCACGCCCAAGCACGACCAAATGCGGGTTCAGGGTGTCATCTACGGACTCGGCGCGGTGCTATTGTTGTTTTCGCACTTCGGATCTGGCGTGCTTCGCGCTGAAACCGTGCCCTTTTCTGCCGTCATGATCTTGCCGTCGCTTACCGGTATGTGGCTTGGCAGCAAAGTCATGGATAAGATTGACCAAGCGTCCTTTAAGAAAGCGACGCTGGTCATCCTATTGATTGCAGGCGCAAACTTGGTGCGCCGAGGCGTGTTTGGTTAA
- a CDS encoding phosphoenolpyruvate carboxykinase, with protein MTLGRVNPQFRLEDQGISGLGDVYYNMIEPALVEAALKREEGTLGRGGAFLVTTGKFTGRSPKDKHVVKTDSVADKIWWENNAEMSPEGFDALHKDMLAHMQGRDYFVQDLVGGADPKHAINVRMVTELAWHGLFIRHMLRRPERDALDDFIADFTVINCPSFSADPAKHDCRSETVIAMNFDKKMILIGGTEYAGENKKSVFTLLNYLLPEKGIMPMHCSANHATGNPVDTAVFFGLSGTGKTTLSADPGRTLIGDDEHGWSDNGTFNFEGGCYAKTINLSREAEPEIYATTEKFGTVIENMIFDEDTKELDFDDDSLTANMRCAYPLHYISNASAKATGGHPKNIIMLTCDAFGVLPPIARLTPAQAMYHFLSGFTSKVAGTERGVTEPEPTFSTCFGAPFMPRRPEVYGNLLREKIAAHGATCWLVNTGWTGGAYGTGSRMPIKATRALLTAALEGALAGVEYRKDPNFGFDVPVAVTGVADILLDPRRTWDNPESYDRQADKLVKMFAENFEQYLPYIDDDVKAAAIG; from the coding sequence ATGACGTTAGGCCGCGTAAATCCGCAATTCCGCCTCGAAGACCAAGGCATAAGCGGGCTTGGTGATGTCTATTATAACATGATCGAACCCGCGTTGGTCGAAGCCGCGCTGAAACGGGAAGAAGGCACGTTGGGCAGGGGCGGCGCGTTTCTTGTGACGACGGGCAAATTCACCGGACGCTCCCCCAAGGATAAACATGTCGTAAAAACCGACAGCGTTGCCGATAAAATCTGGTGGGAAAACAACGCCGAGATGTCGCCTGAAGGCTTTGATGCGCTTCACAAGGACATGTTGGCGCACATGCAGGGGCGTGATTACTTCGTCCAGGATCTGGTCGGTGGGGCCGATCCGAAACACGCGATCAACGTGCGTATGGTAACCGAGCTGGCTTGGCACGGTCTGTTCATTCGCCACATGCTGCGCCGCCCCGAGCGCGACGCGCTGGATGATTTCATCGCGGACTTCACCGTGATCAACTGCCCGAGCTTTTCGGCTGATCCAGCCAAACACGATTGCCGCTCGGAAACCGTCATTGCGATGAACTTCGACAAGAAGATGATCTTGATCGGCGGCACAGAATACGCAGGTGAGAACAAGAAATCTGTATTCACCCTGCTGAACTACCTGTTGCCGGAAAAAGGGATCATGCCGATGCACTGCTCGGCCAACCATGCTACCGGCAATCCCGTTGATACCGCTGTATTCTTCGGTCTGTCAGGCACAGGAAAGACCACGCTATCCGCCGATCCGGGCCGCACATTGATTGGTGACGATGAACACGGCTGGTCGGATAACGGGACCTTTAATTTCGAAGGCGGCTGCTACGCCAAGACGATCAACCTCAGCCGCGAGGCAGAGCCCGAGATTTACGCGACTACCGAAAAATTCGGCACCGTGATCGAGAACATGATCTTTGATGAAGACACCAAAGAGCTTGATTTCGACGATGACAGCCTCACCGCCAATATGCGTTGCGCTTACCCGCTTCACTACATTTCTAACGCCTCGGCGAAAGCGACGGGTGGGCACCCCAAGAATATCATCATGCTAACCTGTGATGCGTTCGGTGTTCTTCCCCCTATCGCGCGCTTGACCCCGGCGCAGGCCATGTACCACTTCCTGTCTGGCTTCACCTCCAAGGTTGCCGGTACCGAACGTGGCGTGACTGAACCCGAGCCTACATTCTCGACCTGCTTTGGTGCGCCCTTCATGCCGCGTCGCCCCGAAGTCTACGGGAACCTTCTCCGCGAGAAGATCGCGGCGCATGGCGCAACCTGCTGGCTGGTAAACACTGGCTGGACTGGGGGCGCTTATGGCACAGGCAGCCGCATGCCGATCAAAGCAACGCGCGCGCTGCTGACCGCAGCATTGGAAGGGGCGCTCGCGGGCGTAGAGTACCGCAAAGATCCAAACTTCGGCTTTGATGTTCCCGTGGCGGTTACGGGTGTTGCTGACATCCTGCTGGATCCACGCCGGACATGGGACAACCCTGAATCCTACGATCGTCAGGCTGACAAGCTGGTCAAGATGTTTGCAGAAAACTTCGAACAATACCTCCCTTATATTGATGACGACGTGAAAGCGGCCGCCATCGGCTAA